In a single window of the Notamacropus eugenii isolate mMacEug1 chromosome 4, mMacEug1.pri_v2, whole genome shotgun sequence genome:
- the LOC140500473 gene encoding ferritin heavy chain-like: protein MTTSTPSQVQHTYHEDTEAAINGQINLELYASYVYMSMSYYFEGDDAALKNFAKYFLHQFQEEREHAEKLMKLQNKSNDSIFLQDVKKPSQNNGKMGYMQWSVCALPLEKKC, encoded by the coding sequence ATGACAACATCGACCCCCTCTCAGGTACAGCATACTTACCACGAGGACACGGAGGCCGCCATCAACGGCCAGATCAACCTGGAGCTCTACGCCTCCTACGTCTATATGTCCATGTCTTACTACTTCGAAGGTGATGATGCAGCGTTGAAGAACTTTGCCAAGTACTTCCTCCACCAGTTCCAGGAGGAGAGGGAGCACGCTGAGAAGCTGATGAAACTCCAGAACAAGTCCAACGACAGCATCTTCCTGCAAGACGTCAAGAAACCATCCCAGAACAATGGGAAAATGGGCTACATGCAATGGAGTGTGTGTGCTctgcctttggaaaaaaaatgttag